In Herbinix luporum, a single window of DNA contains:
- a CDS encoding methyl-accepting chemotaxis protein, with translation MKVLKFKSIKSRLIVLFAVLLGSSSILIGALSLWTSYRTLRKEAEKSVSTIAVEVAKLEMSRLETRRATLETIAAINEIKTMNWIMQERVLLRMLDESHFKTLGVLQMDGTVQYIDGRTTELSEDDPGRKALNGDRNAIKFSINEDVKLILMQAVPIYSDGSVVGALVGLSDGLSLTETVMDIGYGEDGYGYILDGEGTIIAHPNTEYVFRQFNPIEVSKSDSSYIPLAKLIEKIKKDKQGIEKYNFNGNSLYAGYAAIEGTDWTFVITCTEDEVLGAVKVYQRLLLIFVFIILVIGIVVTYFVGDSITKPIILLSQDITRLSDLDISKDINPNYLKQSDEIGIMATAMQNLAHKLRGIIGDINNYSQQVAASSEELNATSQQTSTISQEVAKTVEEIAQGASEQAKHTQEGTEKAEYLGDILAKVEEYISNVNTVADKVSLAVKDGLVDIEELNEITKESTGSMKLINDTIIKANESSVKIGEASNLIQNIAGQTNLLALNASIEAARAGEAGKGFAVVADEIGKLAEQSKKSTQVINQIVEELQANTKVAVNTMERATKISIEQAQKVAGSKEKYQLIERAMEEAIEAIELLIKSGKNMNVVKQEIINVLANLSVIAQENAASTEEASAAMEEQTASIEEVAGSSNNLAELAEQLLELVTRFKV, from the coding sequence ATGAAAGTACTAAAGTTTAAGAGTATTAAAAGTAGACTTATTGTATTATTCGCAGTATTATTAGGTTCATCATCGATATTAATAGGCGCATTGTCTTTGTGGACATCATATAGAACACTTAGGAAGGAAGCGGAAAAAAGTGTCTCTACAATAGCCGTGGAAGTTGCTAAGTTGGAAATGAGTAGGTTAGAAACACGGAGAGCCACATTAGAAACAATAGCAGCTATTAATGAGATAAAAACCATGAATTGGATTATGCAAGAAAGAGTTCTGCTTAGAATGTTAGATGAAAGCCATTTTAAGACTCTTGGTGTTCTTCAAATGGATGGAACTGTTCAATATATTGATGGCAGAACTACTGAATTATCTGAAGATGACCCCGGAAGAAAAGCTTTAAATGGTGACAGAAATGCAATTAAATTCAGCATCAATGAAGATGTTAAATTAATTCTAATGCAAGCAGTACCTATTTATTCGGATGGTTCAGTTGTAGGTGCTCTTGTTGGCTTAAGTGACGGCTTATCCTTAACAGAAACAGTTATGGATATTGGATATGGAGAAGATGGATACGGATACATACTAGATGGAGAGGGAACTATAATAGCACATCCGAACACGGAATATGTGTTTAGGCAATTTAATCCTATAGAAGTGTCTAAGTCAGATTCCTCATATATACCCTTAGCTAAATTAATAGAAAAAATCAAAAAGGATAAACAAGGGATTGAAAAATATAACTTTAATGGTAATTCTCTTTATGCAGGATATGCTGCTATAGAGGGAACAGATTGGACTTTTGTAATTACTTGTACTGAAGATGAAGTTTTAGGAGCAGTTAAGGTTTATCAAAGGCTGTTACTTATATTTGTATTTATAATATTAGTTATAGGTATTGTGGTTACATATTTTGTGGGAGATTCGATCACAAAGCCTATTATTTTGTTATCACAGGATATCACAAGGTTATCAGACTTAGATATATCGAAAGATATTAATCCGAATTATTTAAAACAATCAGATGAAATCGGTATTATGGCTACAGCAATGCAGAATTTAGCCCATAAGTTGAGAGGAATAATAGGAGATATAAATAATTATTCACAGCAAGTGGCTGCTTCTTCCGAAGAGTTAAATGCTACATCACAGCAAACATCTACTATATCTCAAGAGGTGGCTAAGACAGTAGAAGAAATTGCACAAGGGGCAAGTGAGCAGGCTAAACATACACAAGAGGGTACAGAAAAAGCAGAGTATCTAGGAGATATTCTTGCAAAAGTAGAAGAATACATTTCCAATGTAAATACCGTAGCAGATAAAGTTTCACTTGCAGTAAAAGATGGTCTGGTGGATATTGAAGAATTAAATGAAATTACAAAAGAAAGTACCGGCTCTATGAAACTTATTAATGATACTATAATTAAAGCAAATGAAAGTTCTGTTAAAATTGGAGAAGCCAGTAATTTAATTCAAAATATTGCCGGACAGACTAATTTACTAGCTCTTAATGCCTCTATAGAAGCTGCCAGAGCCGGTGAAGCCGGTAAAGGTTTTGCGGTGGTTGCAGATGAAATAGGAAAACTTGCGGAGCAGTCAAAAAAATCCACACAAGTTATTAACCAGATTGTTGAAGAATTGCAAGCCAATACTAAGGTTGCAGTTAACACCATGGAAAGAGCAACTAAGATTTCAATAGAACAAGCACAAAAAGTAGCCGGAAGTAAGGAAAAATACCAACTTATTGAAAGAGCAATGGAAGAAGCTATAGAGGCAATAGAACTGTTAATTAAATCCGGTAAGAATATGAATGTAGTGAAGCAAGAAATTATAAATGTACTGGCAAACTTGTCAGTTATAGCACAGGAGAATGCCGCTTCAACAGAAGAGGCATCAGCAGCTATGGAGGAACAGACAGCATCTATTGAGGAAGTAGCCGGTTCAAGTAATAATTTAGCTGAACTAGCTGAACAGTTACTGGAATTGGTGACTA
- a CDS encoding zinc-binding dehydrogenase, whose amino-acid sequence MKGFGVLEKGKVGWLEKADYVCGPDDAIVRPLALSPCSSDVHSAYEMEGPHLINRILGHESVGEVIEVGSNVKDFKVGDRVAIPCTTPTWKHPDIQDGTHQDAGGMFSAINFSSYEDGTFAEQIKVRSADMNLALIPEGVSLESAVMATDMMTTGFYGSELADVKFGDTVVVFGIGPVGLMAVAGAKLRGAGKLIAVGTRPNCVALAKEYGATDIVSYKDGDLVEQIMKLTDGKGADAAIVAGGGAEALNNAIAVVKAGGGNVAMLEVITETEMLNIPNAYIGGFLSHKTIRGGLCPGGRKRIERLLSLIKNGRVDPSKMITHKFNGLDSIEEAFYLMKDKPRDLIKPIVIMD is encoded by the coding sequence ATGAAAGGTTTTGGCGTATTAGAAAAAGGTAAAGTTGGTTGGTTAGAGAAAGCAGATTACGTTTGTGGTCCGGATGATGCTATAGTTCGTCCCCTTGCATTATCCCCTTGTTCTTCAGATGTGCATTCAGCATATGAGATGGAAGGACCACATTTAATTAACAGAATACTTGGACATGAATCTGTCGGCGAAGTAATTGAAGTAGGTTCCAATGTGAAAGACTTCAAAGTCGGAGACAGAGTAGCAATACCATGTACTACTCCTACTTGGAAACACCCTGATATTCAAGACGGAACACATCAGGATGCCGGTGGAATGTTTAGTGCAATAAATTTCTCCAGTTATGAAGACGGAACTTTTGCAGAGCAAATAAAGGTACGTTCTGCTGATATGAACCTAGCATTAATTCCGGAAGGTGTATCTTTAGAGTCTGCTGTTATGGCTACAGATATGATGACTACAGGTTTCTATGGTTCAGAACTGGCAGATGTTAAATTTGGTGATACTGTAGTTGTCTTCGGTATTGGCCCTGTAGGTTTAATGGCTGTAGCAGGGGCAAAATTAAGAGGTGCAGGAAAATTGATAGCAGTTGGTACAAGACCTAACTGTGTTGCCCTGGCTAAAGAATACGGAGCAACCGACATAGTAAGTTACAAAGACGGGGATTTAGTTGAACAAATTATGAAGCTTACTGATGGAAAAGGTGCAGATGCTGCTATAGTAGCAGGTGGCGGTGCTGAGGCTTTAAACAACGCTATTGCTGTTGTAAAAGCCGGAGGTGGAAATGTAGCCATGTTAGAGGTTATTACAGAAACAGAAATGTTAAATATACCTAATGCATATATCGGTGGTTTTCTATCCCATAAGACTATAAGAGGCGGCTTATGCCCAGGAGGAAGAAAGAGAATTGAAAGACTTCTTTCTTTAATAAAAAACGGTAGAGTTGATCCAAGTAAAATGATTACCCATAAATTTAATGGACTTGATTCCATAGAAGAAGCATTTTATCTAATGAAGGATAAGCCAAGGGATCTTATAAAACCTATTGTAATCATGGATTAA
- a CDS encoding AraC family transcriptional regulator, with product MNYELELISDLSETLSYNQADFPLYANKIKLEHFDRFTAACHCHLDIEFVLMLEGNMDYYINGNIVTIHAGEGLFINSNRLHYGFTSECKNCILIEVAIPPSLFSEHLAYIQNFWSEKFGNETEDFILLSKKIPWQYEVLNLIVSIYKNILKDKPNPFQILSQASKLCLHISENISTYKQDSSDTWNWLTLAKMTGFIHSQYENKITLDDIAVAGAVCRSQCCTLFNKYISQTPIAYLKYIRLQKSCEMLRDSKKSVSEIALSCGFQSASYFTYTFKKELGMLPTEYRKQYYKNKI from the coding sequence ATGAATTATGAATTAGAGCTAATTTCCGATTTATCCGAAACACTGTCTTATAATCAAGCAGACTTTCCACTCTACGCCAATAAAATAAAGCTAGAGCATTTTGATCGTTTTACAGCTGCATGTCATTGTCACTTGGATATTGAATTTGTCTTAATGTTAGAAGGCAATATGGACTATTATATTAATGGAAATATCGTAACAATTCATGCCGGTGAAGGCCTATTTATTAATAGCAATAGACTTCATTACGGATTTACAAGTGAGTGTAAAAATTGTATTTTAATTGAAGTTGCTATACCCCCATCACTTTTTTCTGAGCATTTAGCTTATATACAAAATTTTTGGTCAGAAAAATTCGGTAATGAAACAGAGGACTTTATCCTCCTAAGTAAAAAAATCCCCTGGCAGTATGAGGTATTAAATCTTATTGTTTCTATATATAAAAATATACTTAAAGATAAACCAAACCCTTTTCAAATACTGTCTCAGGCTTCAAAATTATGTTTGCATATATCTGAAAATATATCCACTTACAAACAGGATAGCTCAGATACATGGAACTGGTTAACTCTGGCCAAAATGACAGGATTTATACATAGTCAATACGAAAATAAAATAACCTTGGATGATATTGCAGTAGCCGGTGCAGTATGCAGAAGCCAATGTTGTACCCTATTTAATAAATACATCTCACAAACCCCGATTGCTTATCTGAAGTATATTCGCTTGCAAAAAAGTTGTGAAATGCTACGGGATTCCAAAAAATCAGTCAGTGAGATAGCACTATCTTGCGGTTTTCAAAGTGCCAGCTATTTTACATATACATTTAAAAAAGAGTTAGGTATGTTACCAACAGAATATAGAAAGCAATATTATAAAAATAAGATTTAG
- the thiD gene encoding bifunctional hydroxymethylpyrimidine kinase/phosphomethylpyrimidine kinase translates to MKTALTIAGSDSCGGAGIQADIKTMTLHGVYAMSAITALTAQNTTGVIGISEVSPEFLGQQLDCVFKDIPPDAVKIGMVSSGGLIEMIADKLKEYNAKNIVVDPVMVASSGAKLISEDAISALKEKLFPLALILTPNIPEAEVLSGIKIKSDEDMIEAARIISDNYHCAVLCKGGHHKNKANDLLYVNGAYRWFKGQPINNPNTHGTGCTLSSAIASNLAKGYDLISSVGRAKDYVTGALAAMLDLGQGSGPLNHAFCIHSE, encoded by the coding sequence ATGAAAACAGCATTAACTATAGCAGGAAGTGATTCTTGCGGAGGTGCCGGCATTCAGGCAGATATTAAGACGATGACCCTACATGGTGTCTATGCCATGAGTGCCATTACTGCCTTAACTGCTCAAAATACCACCGGTGTAATAGGAATAAGTGAAGTAAGTCCAGAGTTTCTGGGGCAGCAGCTAGACTGTGTCTTTAAAGATATCCCACCTGATGCAGTTAAAATAGGTATGGTATCTTCAGGGGGCTTAATAGAAATGATTGCAGATAAGTTAAAAGAATATAATGCTAAAAATATAGTTGTGGATCCTGTGATGGTTGCAAGCAGTGGGGCAAAGCTAATCAGTGAGGATGCCATAAGTGCTTTAAAAGAGAAGCTCTTTCCCCTGGCTTTAATACTTACACCTAATATTCCTGAGGCTGAAGTCCTATCCGGAATAAAGATTAAGTCCGATGAGGATATGATTGAAGCCGCAAGGATTATCAGTGATAACTATCATTGTGCTGTTCTTTGCAAGGGAGGTCATCATAAAAACAAGGCCAATGATTTGCTCTATGTAAATGGGGCTTATAGGTGGTTTAAAGGGCAGCCCATTAATAATCCCAACACCCATGGAACCGGATGTACCTTATCAAGTGCCATTGCTTCAAATCTGGCCAAGGGATATGACCTGATAAGTTCCGTTGGCCGTGCTAAAGACTATGTTACCGGGGCATTGGCTGCCATGTTGGATTTAGGTCAAGGAAGCGGTCCTCTAAATCATGCTTTCTGTATCCATAGTGAATAG
- a CDS encoding CPBP family intramembrane glutamic endopeptidase — MYKTKDKIYGYIGIIYYLILLISFGIMGKLYKAGWNNYRIIYWILFIVAIIIVLAKDKNFTNLGFSNVNLKVNLLIMWGIILLTFALSIFISDLSLAKLFKGTVYYLFKIAVVEEIIFRGFLQNYLFGFNLNKKWVYIIGGICFSLMHLPFQMYVHNMESATYIIFALPQLLFTFFFHLIMCFITYKRKDVTIPIALHYAINFLQNVL; from the coding sequence TTGTATAAAACCAAAGATAAAATATATGGTTATATTGGGATCATATATTATCTAATTTTATTAATCAGCTTCGGGATAATGGGTAAATTATATAAAGCAGGCTGGAATAACTATAGAATAATTTATTGGATACTTTTTATAGTAGCAATCATCATTGTCTTAGCTAAAGATAAGAATTTTACCAACCTGGGTTTTTCAAATGTAAATTTAAAAGTAAATCTACTTATTATGTGGGGAATTATACTTCTTACATTTGCCCTATCAATATTTATAAGTGATTTATCATTAGCAAAACTCTTTAAAGGAACGGTTTATTATTTATTCAAAATTGCAGTAGTAGAAGAAATAATATTCAGGGGATTTCTACAAAATTATTTATTTGGCTTTAATTTGAATAAAAAATGGGTATATATAATTGGTGGAATATGCTTTTCACTTATGCATCTGCCTTTTCAAATGTATGTTCATAATATGGAATCAGCTACTTACATAATATTTGCTTTACCACAGCTGCTATTTACATTCTTTTTTCATCTTATAATGTGTTTTATAACTTATAAGAGAAAAGATGTAACGATACCAATTGCCCTTCATTATGCCATCAATTTTCTTCAAAATGTTCTATAA
- a CDS encoding DUF438 domain-containing protein: protein MSELINNREKRKEVLKEIIKKLHEGSSVEEVKDLFESTFNGVSPMEISEAEKALILEGVPISEVQRLCDVHASVFKGSIEEIHRPKDETEIPGHPAYILKKENRVIEDIIDREIMPYIDIKKSGNKDLLIKGLQSLSKIELHYLRKENIIFPFMEKYNITAPPKVMWGVDDEIRAELKEVKQILSENIVDEEKLNKKLNNLISKVKEMIFKEENILLPMILETFTQDEWIKIALDSKEIGYMIDQVPVWNPTKEYKKELKKEVKEGIKEGIVTLPSGVFKVDELVSVLNTLPFDITFVDKDDKVKYFSEGSERIFPRTRSIIGRDVSNCHPPQSVHVVEKIVEDLKSGAKDHEDFWIKMKDKYVLIRYFAVRNVNNEYLGVLEVSQDIKPIQEIQGEKRLVSE, encoded by the coding sequence ATGAGTGAATTAATTAATAATCGGGAAAAGAGAAAAGAAGTTTTAAAAGAGATAATTAAAAAACTTCATGAAGGTAGCAGTGTTGAAGAAGTAAAAGACTTATTTGAAAGTACTTTTAATGGTGTATCCCCTATGGAAATATCTGAGGCAGAAAAAGCTTTGATATTAGAAGGTGTTCCAATCAGTGAAGTACAAAGACTTTGTGATGTACATGCCTCAGTATTTAAAGGTTCTATAGAAGAAATCCATAGACCAAAAGATGAAACAGAGATACCGGGACATCCTGCCTATATATTAAAAAAGGAGAATAGAGTAATCGAGGATATCATTGATAGGGAGATTATGCCTTACATTGATATCAAAAAATCCGGAAATAAAGATTTACTCATAAAGGGATTACAAAGCTTATCAAAAATAGAACTACATTACTTACGTAAAGAAAATATTATCTTCCCCTTTATGGAGAAATATAATATAACTGCACCACCTAAAGTAATGTGGGGAGTAGATGATGAAATCAGAGCAGAACTAAAAGAAGTCAAGCAAATACTAAGTGAGAATATTGTAGATGAAGAAAAGCTTAACAAAAAGTTAAACAATCTAATATCAAAGGTTAAAGAAATGATTTTTAAGGAGGAAAATATATTACTTCCTATGATATTAGAGACATTTACTCAAGATGAATGGATAAAGATTGCCTTAGACAGTAAAGAAATTGGATATATGATTGACCAGGTTCCGGTATGGAATCCCACAAAAGAATATAAGAAAGAATTAAAAAAAGAAGTCAAGGAAGGAATAAAGGAGGGAATAGTTACCCTACCATCCGGTGTTTTTAAAGTGGACGAATTAGTAAGTGTACTTAACACCTTGCCCTTTGATATTACCTTTGTTGATAAAGATGATAAAGTAAAATATTTCTCTGAAGGCTCGGAACGAATTTTTCCACGAACCAGATCTATAATCGGTAGAGATGTATCCAATTGTCATCCACCTCAAAGTGTCCATGTTGTTGAAAAAATAGTTGAAGATTTAAAAAGTGGTGCCAAGGATCATGAAGACTTTTGGATAAAGATGAAAGATAAATATGTACTTATTCGGTACTTTGCTGTAAGAAATGTGAATAATGAATATCTAGGTGTCCTAGAAGTATCTCAAGACATCAAGCCAATACAAGAAATTCAAGGAGAGAAACGTTTGGTATCAGAATAG
- a CDS encoding DUF1858 domain-containing protein, with translation MSEKIIDIKDSVYQICSSYPEIMNILSDMGFTDITKPGMLNTVGRFMTLDKGARLKKLNLDELIDKLNNHGFQIIRR, from the coding sequence ATGAGTGAAAAAATCATTGATATAAAAGATTCTGTATATCAAATATGTAGTTCCTATCCAGAGATAATGAATATTCTCAGTGACATGGGATTTACTGACATCACAAAGCCTGGTATGTTAAATACAGTAGGTAGATTCATGACTTTAGATAAAGGTGCTAGGTTAAAAAAATTGAATTTAGATGAGCTAATAGATAAGTTAAACAATCATGGCTTCCAAATTATAAGGAGATGA
- the ric gene encoding iron-sulfur cluster repair di-iron protein yields the protein MNLRDKQITVGKVVTILPESKEIFKKVGIDFCCGGHRFLTSAIDEGDLDAEFIYSQLEKLYEERDKEVKAATDKIDEDPHRLTVLIEHKHHGYLREVLPRVLDLLSTLVRVHGPQHRELFQVYQLFGRLKTELEQHLLKEEMFLFPELTKGENQVKIKELSHEIIKEHESAGEILKSLREITKDYTVPSDGCETYYKTFSLLEDIESDLHEHIHLENNILLKEYDYRSK from the coding sequence ATGAATTTACGAGATAAACAGATTACGGTTGGTAAGGTGGTTACAATATTACCGGAAAGCAAGGAAATTTTCAAGAAGGTAGGCATAGATTTTTGCTGTGGAGGCCATAGGTTCCTTACTAGTGCAATAGATGAAGGGGATTTGGATGCCGAATTTATTTATAGTCAATTAGAAAAATTATATGAAGAAAGAGATAAGGAAGTAAAAGCCGCAACTGATAAAATTGACGAAGATCCCCATAGATTAACTGTACTTATTGAGCATAAGCATCACGGTTATCTAAGAGAGGTGCTACCTAGGGTCTTGGATTTATTGTCTACGCTTGTTAGGGTTCATGGCCCACAACATAGGGAATTATTTCAGGTTTATCAACTATTTGGCCGCTTGAAGACGGAATTAGAACAGCATTTATTAAAAGAAGAGATGTTTCTTTTTCCTGAGCTTACTAAAGGAGAAAATCAGGTTAAGATTAAAGAATTATCCCATGAGATTATAAAGGAGCATGAGTCAGCTGGGGAGATTCTAAAAAGTTTAAGAGAAATCACTAAGGACTACACTGTACCAAGTGATGGCTGCGAAACTTATTATAAGACTTTCTCATTATTAGAAGATATAGAAAGTGATTTACATGAGCATATTCATCTGGAAAATAATATCTTATTAAAAGAATATGACTATAGAAGCAAATAA
- a CDS encoding Crp/Fnr family transcriptional regulator — MNDKIACSNCKERLCLHKVPIFSALDNEDMIKVSKLITHKDFKKGEFIFREGDKLEALIIINEGSAKAVKYTSEGREQILHVFMEGDFFGEKYLLTNETADYSVEVLRNVKSCMLMKDSFTELLHKYPKIAIKIIEVLGNRMGQLESTIKSMGVRNVNSRICELLLEYGKLYGKKVPDGTIITLPLSREGMANYLGIARETLSRKFGALEDDGIIKSVGNKHILILKEDELKLQSGLEI, encoded by the coding sequence ATGAATGACAAAATAGCCTGTAGTAATTGTAAAGAACGGTTATGTTTACATAAAGTACCGATTTTCTCGGCCTTAGATAATGAAGATATGATAAAGGTATCAAAGCTTATTACCCATAAAGACTTTAAAAAAGGAGAGTTTATTTTTCGAGAGGGAGATAAGTTAGAGGCACTTATTATAATCAATGAAGGCAGTGCCAAAGCTGTTAAATATACATCTGAAGGAAGAGAGCAAATATTACATGTATTTATGGAAGGTGATTTTTTTGGTGAGAAATATTTATTAACCAATGAAACAGCAGATTATTCTGTGGAAGTATTAAGGAATGTAAAAAGCTGTATGTTGATGAAAGATTCTTTTACAGAATTGTTGCATAAGTATCCTAAGATAGCCATTAAGATAATTGAAGTGCTGGGTAATCGTATGGGACAGTTAGAGTCTACCATTAAAAGTATGGGAGTTAGAAATGTTAATAGTAGAATATGTGAGTTATTATTAGAATATGGGAAACTCTATGGTAAAAAAGTACCCGATGGGACTATTATTACTTTACCATTAAGTAGGGAAGGCATGGCCAATTATCTAGGTATTGCAAGAGAAACCCTTAGTAGAAAATTTGGAGCTCTTGAGGATGATGGAATTATTAAAAGTGTTGGCAATAAACACATCCTTATATTAAAAGAGGATGAATTAAAGCTGCAATCAGGATTGGAGATTTGA
- a CDS encoding DUF4956 domain-containing protein: MLLTIFRGLFDTDTISVISVTDFLLCIGCSQIIGLIMAFAYMFRSRYTKSFIITLALLPTVVCVVIMMVNGNIGAGVAVTGAFSLVRFRSVPGTAKEITMLFLSMSSGLIAGMGYLTFAIFFTVLMCTLVVVYNQLDFGTKKNICKYKTLNITIPEDLDYTGVFEEILEKYATCIELVSVKTTNMGSLFRLTYNLTLRNVDKEKELIDKLRCRNGNLEITISQQENKSGVL; this comes from the coding sequence ATGCTTCTTACTATATTCCGAGGTCTGTTTGATACTGATACAATCAGTGTCATTAGTGTAACTGATTTTTTACTATGTATCGGTTGTTCTCAGATTATCGGCCTTATTATGGCATTTGCCTATATGTTTCGTAGCCGCTATACAAAAAGTTTTATTATAACTCTTGCACTTTTACCCACCGTAGTCTGTGTTGTCATTATGATGGTTAATGGTAATATAGGTGCAGGTGTTGCAGTAACCGGCGCCTTTAGTCTTGTACGATTCCGTTCGGTTCCCGGTACTGCTAAGGAAATCACTATGCTGTTTCTTTCCATGAGTTCAGGTCTTATTGCTGGTATGGGGTATTTAACCTTTGCTATATTCTTTACAGTATTAATGTGCACCCTTGTGGTGGTCTATAATCAGTTGGATTTTGGTACCAAGAAAAATATCTGTAAGTATAAAACATTGAATATAACTATTCCGGAGGACTTAGATTATACCGGTGTATTTGAGGAAATACTTGAAAAATATGCAACCTGCATTGAATTGGTAAGCGTAAAAACCACCAATATGGGAAGCCTATTTAGGTTAACCTATAACTTAACTTTACGGAATGTGGATAAAGAAAAAGAATTAATTGATAAACTAAGATGTAGAAATGGAAATCTTGAGATTACCATATCCCAGCAGGAAAACAAGTCGGGAGTTCTGTAA
- a CDS encoding polyphosphate polymerase domain-containing protein: protein MAYQYIFERFEIKYIINQEQKERILKAMEPYMALDQYGRTTIRNIYYDTDNYRLIRRSIEKPVYKEKLRIRSYAKASPTSTVFVELKKKYKSIVYKRRLALPEHEAMNWMAGKKPISTRSQISDEIDYFMDYYQNIHPKVFLTYEREAFYSLKGDDFRVTFDEYILCRQEELSLRADVWGTLILPDDLVLMELKCSRGIPLWMSKVLSEEKIFKCSFSKYGTAYETIIYPQLKEGVFNASYYIPRSV from the coding sequence ATGGCTTATCAATATATTTTTGAGCGTTTTGAAATAAAATATATTATCAACCAAGAACAAAAGGAAAGAATTTTGAAGGCAATGGAGCCCTATATGGCACTAGACCAGTATGGACGAACTACAATTAGGAATATTTATTATGATACTGACAATTATCGATTGATTCGTCGGTCTATTGAAAAGCCTGTCTATAAAGAAAAGCTTCGTATTAGAAGCTACGCTAAGGCCAGCCCCACAAGCACTGTCTTTGTGGAACTGAAGAAAAAATATAAATCTATAGTATACAAACGTCGGCTGGCATTACCGGAACATGAAGCAATGAACTGGATGGCAGGTAAAAAACCCATTAGTACAAGATCCCAGATTTCTGATGAGATAGATTATTTTATGGACTATTATCAAAACATTCATCCAAAAGTATTTCTAACATACGAAAGAGAAGCATTTTATAGTCTTAAGGGAGACGATTTTCGAGTTACTTTCGATGAATATATACTTTGTCGTCAGGAAGAGCTATCCTTAAGAGCTGATGTATGGGGAACATTAATTCTACCTGATGATTTGGTTCTTATGGAATTAAAATGCTCTAGAGGAATTCCTCTGTGGATGTCCAAGGTATTGTCTGAAGAAAAAATTTTTAAATGTTCCTTTTCTAAGTATGGAACTGCTTATGAAACCATAATATATCCCCAATTGAAGGAAGGTGTTTTTAATGCTTCTTACTATATTCCGAGGTCTGTTTGA
- a CDS encoding MFS transporter, producing MGKANKIFYGWWIVIGSILVIATIVPSVMALANKFLIPVTTDMGIKRSTFSIGNAIIQAMGIILSPLVTKKLATGNLKKIQSSSVLIYCLVYTTYSLAKKPIHLYITSFVLGIAFLCATIIPISIMITNWFDEKRGLAMSLGLSGVGIGGFILSPLLTIWLDRYGWRKTYLIYAVIMLVISLPVSLFIFEKSPEEKGLKALGTEAVNKLENGPIGDFEFSISINKSFTKPFFILLVLGMIINGLINTGALGQFPPALEGLHGSTVAATIISLYSIVGIFGKLILGWINDK from the coding sequence ATGGGAAAAGCTAACAAGATCTTTTATGGCTGGTGGATTGTTATAGGATCAATTTTAGTAATTGCTACGATAGTTCCCAGTGTTATGGCCTTAGCAAACAAATTTCTTATACCGGTTACCACTGATATGGGGATTAAAAGAAGCACTTTTTCTATAGGAAATGCTATTATACAGGCAATGGGAATAATTCTATCCCCCTTAGTAACTAAAAAATTGGCTACGGGAAATTTAAAGAAAATACAAAGCAGTAGTGTCCTCATCTATTGTTTAGTTTATACCACATATTCATTAGCAAAAAAACCAATTCATCTTTATATTACTTCTTTTGTATTGGGAATAGCATTTTTATGTGCTACTATAATACCTATCAGTATCATGATAACAAATTGGTTTGATGAAAAACGGGGCTTGGCTATGAGTCTTGGATTATCAGGAGTAGGAATTGGAGGTTTTATTTTAAGTCCTTTGCTTACTATCTGGTTAGATAGATATGGCTGGAGAAAAACATATTTGATTTACGCAGTTATTATGCTTGTAATATCTCTTCCAGTAAGTTTATTTATATTTGAGAAATCACCTGAGGAAAAAGGTTTAAAAGCTTTAGGTACAGAAGCAGTCAATAAATTAGAAAATGGTCCTATAGGTGACTTTGAATTTAGTATTTCAATAAATAAATCATTCACTAAACCTTTTTTCATTTTACTTGTATTAGGTATGATAATTAATGGACTTATTAATACTGGAGCCTTAGGACAGTTTCCCCCAGCCTTGGAAGGATTACACGGTTCTACAGTAGCCGCTACAATTATATCCTTATACTCCATTGTTGGGATATTTGGCAAATTGATACTTGGTTGGATAAACGATAAGTAA